One genomic region from Cardiocondyla obscurior isolate alpha-2009 linkage group LG19, Cobs3.1, whole genome shotgun sequence encodes:
- the LOC139109915 gene encoding uncharacterized protein, whose translation MHGCGSIATSPLRIPSQILELCAFARKQYRYYPCTLAENHEESATMSSSKCVKQPRKAYTKEQHEMTYSEKIKLIDDELNSFYKYCQQAGFTEEEMDIICQPLVAAMRRSWLQLVFRGTLVMIILGTLACLAAQLDFVGTHFTALSRLLLIKVLPIWNWQPLYYENCMINNPFYNDYTITEEDCVTCEALETIDRLSDVRYRNLVDNYLNRDAPAIITDAMDLWAVMNTDYFWFDNITHLYLENERLMETVPCALTSNLRTGSSDLAAFLRRVHAPEVAKWFVHWQNCDINAVKVLRKYYQRPYFLSSTVSPAHFNWVLMSSDYNSPSYKKVELDSGLIALAQLRGATRLRLTPINPCNSSCPELVADLHQGEMLVFTNLMWTLEYAPMRGLDNIAILTETVWDEDT comes from the exons ATGCACGGTTGTGGTTCGATAGCGACGAGCCCTCTTCGTATCCCGTCGCAGATCCTGGAACTCTGCGCTTTTGCGAGAAAACAATACCGGTACTATCCTTGCACGTTGGCAGAAAATCACGAAGAATCCGCTACGATGTCGAGCAGCAAGTGCGTGAAGCAGCCGCGTAAGGCGTATACCAAGGAGCAGCATGAGATGACATACTCAGAGAAGATAAAGCTGATTGACGACGAGCTCAACTCTTTTTACAA GTATTGCCAGCAGGCGGGCTTCACTGAGGAAGAAATGGACATTATTTGCCAGCCACTCGTGGCAGCGATGCGTCGCTCATGGTTGCAGCTTGTCTTTCGTGGCACTCTAGTGATGATAATACTAGGCACCCTGGCATGCCTCGCGGCTCAGCTAGATTTCGTTGGCACTCATTTCACCGCCCTCAGTCGTCTACTGCTGATTAAAGTTCTGCCGATCTGGAACTGGCAGCCGCTCTATTATGAAAACTGCATGATCAATAATCCCTTCTACAATGATTACACTATTACAGAAGAGGATTGTGTG ACCTGTGAGGCATTGGAGACGATTGATCGCCTGTCGGACGTGCGGTATCGCAATCTAGTCGACAATTATTTGAATCGCGACGCACCGGCTATTATCACTGACGCAATGGATTTATGGGCCGTCATGAATACAGATTACTTTTGGTTCGACAATATTACCCAC CTCTATTTGGAGAACGAGCGGCTGATGGAGACAGTACCTTGCGCCTTGACTTCGAATCTACGCACCGGATCATCCGACCTCGCAGCCTTTCTACGACGTGTGCACGCGCCAGAGGTGGCCAAATGGTTCGTCCACTGGCAGAACTGCGACATCAATGCTGTAAAGGTTCTTAGAAAGTATTATCAGCGACCGTACTTCCTCTCCAGTACGGTCTCACCAGCGCATTTTAACTGGGTGCTCATGTCCTCGGATTACAACAGCCCGAGCTACAAGAAAGTTGAGCTCGACTCCGGTTTGATCGCCCTTGCTCAACTTCGCGGTGCGACTCGACTGCGTCTCACTCCTATAAATCCCTGCAACAGTTCGTGCCCTGAGTTGGTCGCCGATTTGCATCAGGGCGAGATGC TCGTTTTCACAAATTTGATGTGGACGCTCGAGTACGCACCGATGCGCGGCCTGGATAATATCGCCATACTCACGGAAACCGTTTGGGACGAGGACACGTAG
- the Arc42 gene encoding short-chain specific acyl-CoA dehydrogenase, mitochondrial: MALQCLRLFVNNVPRSTYFVNNVSRHIASLSMLPDTHQMLHKTCRDFAEEELKPIAAEVDKKHLFPKEQVKKMGELGLMGLCIPEALGGTGLDYLAYAIAMEEISRGCASAGVIMSVQNSLYLGPIDAFGTNQQKEKYIVPFLSGEKIGCFALSEPGNGSDAGAASTNAKTNGSVYTVNGTKSWITNAYEASAIVLFATTDKSKKHKGISSLIVDSPTEGLSLGKKEDKLGIRGSSTCSLIFEDCQVSQENTLGKPGMGFKIAMMTLDSGRIGIAGQALGIAQASLDCAMDYASKRQAFGQSIIKLQAIQQKIADMALKLESSRLLTWRAAQLKDNGKSYTKEAAMAKLSASETATFCAHQCLQILGGMGYVSDMPAERHYRDARITEIYEGTSEIQRLVIAANLIKEYGFN, from the exons ATGGCATTACAGTGCTTGAGATTATTTG TAAATAATGTACCTAGAAGTACATACTTTGTCAATAATGTCAGCAGACACATTGCCTCGCTTTCTATGTTGCCGGATACACATCAGATGCTACACAAAACATGCag AGATTTTGCTGAGGAAGAATTAAAGCCTATTGCAGCAGAGGTTGATAAGAAACATCTTTTCCCAAAAGAACAAGTTAAAAAGATGGGTGAGTTGGGTCTCATGGGTTTATGTATCCCTGAAGCATTAGGTGGCACAGGATTGGATTACCTAGCCTATGCTATAGCCATGGAGGAAATCTCCAGAGGTTGTGCAAGTGCTGGAGTTATAATGAGTGTGCAAAATTCTCTCTATTTGGGCCCAATCGATGCCTTTGGAACTAatcaacagaaagaaaaatatatcgttcCTTTTTTGAGTGGCGAGAAAATCGGTTGTTTTGCTCTCAGTGAACCAGGTAATGGATCTGACGCTGGTGCAGCGTCCACCAATGCCAAAACAAATGGTAGTGTTTATACTGTTAATGGTACCAAGTCATGGATAACAAATGCATATGAAGCCAGTGCAATAGTTCTCTTTGCAACGACCGACAAGTCTAAGAAGCATAAAGGTATAAGCTCTCTTATAGTAGACAGTCCTACAGAGGGTTTGAGTCTGGGCAAAAAGGAGGACAAATTAGGTATACGAGGTAGCAGCACTTGTTCCTTGATCTTTGAAGATTGTCAAGTGTCACAAGAAAATACTCTAGGCAAACCAGGAATGGGTTTTAAAATCGCAATGATGACTCTAG ATTCTGGTAGAATAGGAATCGCTGGACAAGCGTTAGGCATAGCTCAAGCATCTCTGGATTGCGCGATGGATTACGCAAGCAAACGGCAAGCATTTGGCCAGTCTATTATCAAGTTGCAAGCAATTCAACAAAAAATCGCTGATATGGCTCTAAAACTGGAAAGTTCAAGACTGTTGACGTGGCGAGCGGCTCAACTTAAGGATAACGGCAAATCATATACAAAG GAAGCCGCTATGGCCAAATTGTCGGCATCGGAAACCGCCACATTCTGTGCCCATCAGTGCTTACAGATTTTAGGAGGGATGGGATACGTGTCGGATATGCCGGCGGAACGTCATTACAGGGACGCGCGTATCACTGAGATCTACGAAGGCACGTCGGAGATCCAGAGACTCGTGATTGCCGCGAATCTCATCAAAGAGTACGGTTTCAATTGA